From the Clavibacter phaseoli genome, one window contains:
- the lpdA gene encoding dihydrolipoyl dehydrogenase, with product MSEQNFDVVVLGGGSGGYAAALRAVQLGKTVGLVEKGKLGGTCLHRGCIPTKALLHSAEVADVSRESEKYGVNVTFDGVDIARVNAYREAIVASKYKGLQGLIKARGITVIEGEGRLASGTTVQVGDRTITGKSVVLATGSYSRTLPGLEIGGRVITSEQALELDYIPKKVAILGGGVIGVEFASVWRSFGVDVQIIEALPHLVPNEEESISKQFERAFRKRGIAFSLGVRFKSVTQDDQGVQVALEDGTTYDADLLLVAVGRGPATQGLGFEEAGVKTDRGFVLTDERLQTSVPGVYAVGDIVPGLQLAHRGFQQGIFVAEEIAGNKPVVVEDINIPKVTYSDPEVASVGYSEAKAAEKFGADKVSSYEYNLGGNGKSSILGTAGSIKVVRVQDGPVVGIHMIGARVGELIGEGQLIVNWEAYPEDVASLVHAHPTQNEALGEAHLALAGTPLHAL from the coding sequence GTGTCGGAACAGAACTTTGACGTGGTGGTGCTCGGCGGCGGGAGCGGCGGCTACGCGGCAGCGCTCCGTGCGGTGCAGCTGGGCAAGACCGTGGGCCTCGTGGAGAAGGGCAAGCTGGGCGGCACGTGCCTGCACCGCGGCTGCATCCCGACCAAGGCCCTCCTGCACTCGGCCGAGGTGGCCGACGTCTCGCGGGAGTCGGAGAAGTACGGCGTCAACGTCACGTTCGACGGGGTCGACATCGCCCGCGTCAACGCGTACCGCGAGGCCATCGTCGCCAGCAAGTACAAGGGCCTCCAGGGCCTCATCAAGGCCCGCGGCATCACCGTCATCGAGGGCGAGGGCCGCCTGGCCTCCGGCACGACCGTGCAGGTCGGCGATCGGACCATCACCGGGAAGAGCGTCGTCCTCGCGACCGGCTCCTACTCCCGGACGCTCCCCGGCCTCGAGATCGGCGGCCGCGTCATCACGAGCGAGCAGGCGCTCGAGCTCGACTACATCCCCAAGAAGGTCGCGATCCTCGGCGGCGGCGTCATCGGCGTCGAGTTCGCCTCCGTCTGGCGCTCCTTCGGCGTCGACGTGCAGATCATCGAGGCCCTCCCCCACCTCGTCCCCAACGAGGAGGAGTCGATCAGCAAGCAGTTCGAGCGCGCCTTCCGCAAGCGCGGCATCGCGTTCTCGCTCGGCGTGCGCTTCAAGTCGGTCACGCAGGACGACCAGGGCGTCCAGGTCGCCCTCGAGGACGGGACCACCTACGACGCCGACCTCCTGCTCGTCGCCGTGGGCCGTGGCCCGGCGACCCAGGGCCTCGGCTTCGAGGAGGCGGGCGTCAAGACCGACCGCGGCTTCGTGCTGACCGACGAGCGGCTCCAGACCAGCGTCCCCGGCGTCTACGCCGTCGGAGACATCGTCCCCGGCCTGCAGCTCGCGCACCGCGGGTTCCAGCAGGGCATCTTCGTGGCGGAGGAGATCGCGGGCAACAAGCCCGTGGTCGTCGAGGACATCAACATCCCCAAGGTCACGTACTCCGACCCCGAGGTCGCGAGCGTCGGCTACAGCGAGGCTAAGGCCGCCGAGAAGTTCGGCGCCGACAAGGTCTCGAGCTACGAGTACAACCTCGGCGGCAACGGCAAGAGCTCCATCCTCGGCACGGCCGGTTCCATCAAGGTGGTCCGCGTGCAGGACGGTCCCGTGGTCGGCATCCACATGATCGGCGCCCGCGTCGGCGAGCTCATCGGCGAGGGCCAGCTCATCGTGAACTGGGAGGCCTACCCCGAGGACGTCGCCAGCCTGGTGCACGCCCACCCCACTCAGAACGAGGCGCTCGGCGAGGCCCACCTGGCACTCGCCGGGACCCCTCTGCACGCCCTGTAG
- the sucB gene encoding 2-oxoglutarate dehydrogenase, E2 component, dihydrolipoamide succinyltransferase, translating to MSESVNLPALGESVTEGTVTRWLKNVGDHVEVDEPLLEVSTDKVDTEIPSPVAGVIEEILVQEDETVEVGAVLVRIGDGSGGGDAPAEEPAAEEPAAEAAEPAPAAEDAVEDTVIPSTEADDEAEAPAPVEPEPAPAAEQDAPAPEATPAPAPAAPAPAAAASAPAPAAAPAPAAAPAPAASGNAGYVTPLVRKLANERGVDIGSVVGTGVGGRIRKEDVLAAAEAAASKSAPTASAPAAPAAAPLETSPLRGTTAKMSRMRKLIADRAVVSMQSTAQLTSVVEVDVTKVARFRDRVKGDFLEKTGVKLSFLPFFALAAAEALKAYPVVNATVDGDSIVYPDHENISIAVDTERGLLTPVVKNAEGKNLAQFASEIADLAARTRDNKLSPDELAGGTFTLTNTGSRGALFDTPVVFLPQSAILGTGIVTKRPVVITADGQDTIAIRSTVYLALSYDHRIVDGADASRFLVAVKNRLEAGAFDADLGI from the coding sequence ATGAGCGAATCCGTCAACCTCCCCGCACTCGGCGAGAGCGTCACCGAGGGCACGGTGACCCGCTGGCTCAAGAACGTCGGCGACCACGTCGAGGTCGACGAGCCCCTGCTCGAGGTCTCGACCGACAAGGTCGACACCGAGATCCCGTCGCCGGTCGCCGGCGTCATCGAGGAGATCCTCGTCCAGGAGGACGAGACCGTCGAGGTCGGCGCCGTGCTGGTGCGGATCGGCGACGGCTCGGGTGGCGGCGACGCCCCCGCCGAGGAGCCCGCCGCCGAGGAGCCCGCCGCCGAGGCAGCGGAGCCCGCGCCCGCGGCCGAGGATGCCGTCGAGGACACCGTGATCCCCTCCACCGAGGCGGACGACGAGGCCGAGGCGCCCGCCCCCGTGGAGCCCGAGCCCGCGCCCGCCGCCGAGCAGGACGCGCCCGCGCCCGAGGCGACCCCGGCTCCTGCCCCCGCAGCTCCCGCGCCCGCCGCCGCGGCCTCGGCCCCGGCACCCGCCGCGGCTCCCGCGCCCGCCGCCGCTCCGGCTCCTGCAGCCTCCGGCAACGCCGGCTACGTGACGCCGCTCGTCCGCAAGCTCGCGAACGAGCGCGGCGTGGACATCGGCTCGGTCGTCGGCACCGGCGTGGGAGGACGCATCCGCAAGGAGGACGTGCTCGCCGCCGCCGAGGCCGCCGCGTCGAAGAGCGCCCCGACGGCATCCGCTCCGGCCGCTCCCGCAGCCGCGCCCCTCGAGACGTCGCCGCTCCGCGGCACCACCGCGAAGATGTCGCGCATGCGCAAGCTCATCGCCGACCGCGCGGTCGTGTCGATGCAGTCCACCGCGCAGCTCACCTCGGTGGTCGAGGTCGACGTCACGAAGGTGGCCCGGTTCCGCGACCGCGTGAAGGGCGACTTCCTGGAGAAGACCGGCGTCAAGCTGTCGTTCCTGCCCTTCTTCGCCCTCGCGGCCGCGGAGGCGCTCAAGGCCTACCCGGTCGTCAACGCGACGGTCGACGGCGACAGCATCGTCTACCCCGACCACGAGAACATCAGCATCGCGGTCGACACGGAGCGCGGCCTGCTCACCCCCGTCGTGAAGAACGCCGAGGGCAAGAACCTCGCGCAGTTCGCGTCGGAGATCGCCGACCTCGCCGCCCGGACGCGCGACAACAAGCTGTCCCCGGACGAGCTGGCCGGCGGCACGTTCACGCTGACCAACACCGGATCCCGCGGCGCGCTGTTCGACACCCCCGTGGTGTTCCTGCCGCAGTCCGCGATCCTCGGCACCGGCATCGTCACCAAGCGACCCGTGGTCATCACTGCGGACGGGCAGGACACCATCGCCATCCGCTCGACGGTCTACCTCGCGCTCTCCTACGACCACCGGATCGTCGACGGGGCCGACGCCTCGCGCTTCCTCGTGGCCGTGAAGAACCGCCTCGAGGCGGGTGCGTTCGACGCCGACCTGGGCATCTAG
- a CDS encoding protein kinase domain-containing protein — protein MADGRARAHDGRVTGRDRGNGSYDGATVPGRSAATAGRAPRRRRSGPGPDPAALSGSGSVVAGYRLVRLIGRGARCEVHLARPRRSADPASGPADNVAVKIVPATERSRGEAEIVSLQAVRSDHVVALRDVATLADGSLCIVQSLGRRGTASDLLGRRGSITPGETVTLVASVLRGLGDLHEAGIAHGAVDLTHVVLDATGRPLLGGLGSARVIAGGAGADGLPGTDPVGQDLGRVSRIVQALLDPADARGRASEDRWDEWLALLDSAIHGETDLTAHDLADRLLDVADAAPLADAGASPRSCDDDRILSPGAALGDVDPRPRDARDARTDGTRRLMRPSARGRRGGHRRHRAVGDRRADGARSWGTAVGARVTSQLAAVRPRVWALGASALLLLLAGAVTVPLLTGPARGETVAPTSAPTPSASASASGDGAPSTAPDLDVEAAASPDPDVAAPALLRLRASCLHRADVGCLGGVDEAGSAVEDADRSAVASDAAPALDDAALHVADALGPAQRLGDSALIGLRPEVEPGSETPAPGRRPASLLIVRGEAGWRIRDLMDDR, from the coding sequence ATGGCGGACGGACGCGCTCGAGCGCACGACGGACGGGTCACGGGTCGGGACCGAGGCAACGGCTCGTACGACGGGGCGACCGTCCCGGGGCGATCGGCCGCCACGGCGGGCCGAGCGCCGCGGAGGCGGAGGAGCGGGCCGGGCCCGGACCCCGCCGCGCTGTCCGGCTCCGGGAGCGTCGTCGCGGGGTATCGGCTGGTGCGGCTCATCGGGCGGGGTGCCCGGTGCGAGGTGCATCTCGCCCGACCGCGTCGCTCAGCGGATCCCGCGAGCGGTCCCGCCGACAACGTCGCGGTGAAGATCGTCCCGGCGACCGAGCGCAGCCGCGGGGAGGCGGAGATCGTCTCCCTGCAGGCGGTGCGCTCCGACCACGTCGTCGCGCTGCGGGACGTCGCGACCCTCGCCGACGGCAGCCTGTGCATCGTGCAGTCGCTCGGCCGACGCGGGACGGCGTCGGACCTGCTCGGCCGACGCGGCAGCATCACCCCCGGCGAGACCGTGACCCTGGTGGCCTCCGTGCTGCGAGGGCTGGGGGACCTCCACGAGGCGGGCATCGCGCATGGCGCGGTCGACCTGACCCACGTGGTCCTCGACGCCACCGGGCGTCCGTTGCTGGGCGGGCTCGGCTCCGCCCGCGTCATCGCCGGAGGGGCGGGGGCGGACGGCCTCCCGGGGACCGATCCCGTCGGACAGGACCTGGGACGTGTGTCGCGGATCGTCCAGGCGCTGCTCGACCCGGCGGACGCTCGCGGACGCGCCTCCGAGGACAGGTGGGACGAGTGGCTGGCGCTCCTCGACTCCGCGATCCACGGGGAGACGGACCTCACCGCGCACGATCTCGCCGACCGGCTGCTCGACGTCGCGGACGCGGCCCCCTTGGCCGATGCGGGCGCATCCCCGCGCTCCTGCGACGACGATCGCATCCTGTCGCCCGGTGCGGCGCTCGGCGACGTGGATCCGCGTCCACGCGACGCCCGCGACGCGCGGACGGACGGGACCCGGCGACTGATGCGGCCCTCCGCGCGTGGGCGGCGGGGCGGTCATCGTCGGCATCGTGCGGTCGGTGACCGGCGAGCGGACGGAGCGAGATCCTGGGGCACGGCGGTCGGGGCGCGGGTCACGAGCCAGCTCGCGGCGGTGCGCCCCCGTGTCTGGGCGCTCGGCGCATCCGCTCTCCTGCTCCTGCTCGCGGGCGCCGTCACGGTGCCCCTCCTCACCGGCCCCGCTCGCGGCGAGACGGTAGCGCCGACGAGCGCGCCGACCCCGTCAGCGTCCGCGTCGGCCAGCGGGGACGGCGCACCATCGACCGCACCGGATCTCGACGTCGAGGCGGCGGCCTCGCCGGATCCGGATGTCGCCGCCCCCGCGCTCCTCCGGCTCCGCGCCTCCTGCCTCCATCGCGCCGACGTCGGCTGCCTGGGCGGGGTGGACGAGGCCGGCTCCGCGGTGGAGGACGCCGATCGCAGCGCCGTCGCGTCCGACGCGGCTCCCGCTCTGGACGACGCCGCGCTCCACGTCGCGGATGCCCTCGGCCCTGCTCAGCGTCTCGGTGACAGCGCGCTCATCGGTCTGCGTCCCGAGGTCGAGCCCGGATCGGAGACGCCGGCGCCCGGACGCCGACCGGCCTCCCTCCTGATCGTCAGGGGGGAGGCCGGGTGGCGGATCAGGGACCTGATGGACGACCGGTGA
- a CDS encoding DUF4191 domain-containing protein, with product MARKTASKKAPKEPGRIKQMWQVFQMTRRYDKSSVWWMLLALLAPIVVGVLLAVFATGGNWLTAILFVIAGVFAGILAFLIVLGRKAERAAYLQIKGQPGAVGVVLRSSLKRGWVGSEMPVAVNGKSQDAVYRAVGRPGVALIGEGPKSRTTRMLEDERRKIARVLPNVPVHFVFVGPDADSVELHKLAGRLQRFPRTITKAEVLAVNNRLTSLGQNSMPIPKGVDPFKVRPSRAR from the coding sequence ATGGCCCGCAAGACAGCCTCGAAGAAGGCACCCAAGGAACCCGGCCGCATCAAGCAGATGTGGCAGGTCTTCCAGATGACCCGGCGCTACGACAAGAGCTCGGTCTGGTGGATGCTCCTGGCGCTGCTGGCCCCCATCGTCGTGGGCGTCCTGCTGGCGGTCTTCGCGACCGGCGGGAACTGGCTGACCGCCATCCTCTTCGTCATCGCCGGCGTCTTCGCGGGCATCCTCGCCTTCCTCATCGTCCTCGGACGCAAGGCGGAGCGCGCCGCGTACCTGCAGATCAAGGGCCAGCCCGGAGCCGTCGGCGTGGTCCTCCGCAGCTCGCTGAAGCGCGGATGGGTCGGCAGCGAGATGCCGGTCGCCGTGAACGGCAAGTCGCAGGACGCCGTGTACCGCGCCGTCGGGCGCCCCGGCGTCGCCCTCATCGGCGAGGGCCCGAAGAGCCGCACGACGCGCATGCTCGAGGACGAGCGCCGCAAGATCGCCCGCGTGCTCCCGAACGTCCCCGTGCACTTCGTGTTCGTCGGCCCCGACGCCGACTCGGTCGAGCTCCACAAGCTGGCCGGTCGCCTGCAGCGGTTCCCCCGCACCATCACCAAGGCGGAGGTCCTGGCCGTGAACAACCGCCTCACCTCCCTCGGGCAGAACAGCATGCCCATCCCCAAGGGCGTCGACCCGTTCAAGGTCCGCCCCTCCCGGGCACGCTGA
- a CDS encoding J domain-containing protein translates to MDPSSAAALLGVDADADRPTISRAYLRRARETHPDRLPGASPQQLRTAHERFVQLTLARDVLMLRRHATTGHSAPPATGQGSAHRGRTPPSPPRPHPTSERLSPYGRSRRERARRGLGPSIAAVCALAGVLVVVVSFQDSTRARFTTVGADLTQGATVVTVEDPATRASECVDTSSCTLLDMTAPEDCSAALVRFEVTTGRSDDGRETESRELGAVRAGSPARVVLGGVDPELVYLGCEPG, encoded by the coding sequence ATGGACCCGTCCTCCGCTGCGGCGCTGCTCGGCGTCGACGCGGACGCCGACCGCCCGACCATCAGCCGCGCGTACCTCCGACGGGCGCGCGAGACGCATCCCGACCGGCTTCCCGGCGCGTCGCCGCAGCAGCTGAGGACCGCGCACGAGCGCTTCGTTCAGCTGACGCTCGCGAGGGACGTGCTCATGCTCCGACGGCACGCGACGACGGGACACTCGGCTCCTCCCGCGACGGGCCAGGGGTCGGCGCACCGGGGACGGACGCCGCCGAGCCCGCCCCGGCCGCATCCGACATCGGAGCGGCTGTCGCCCTACGGCCGTTCGCGACGCGAGCGGGCCCGACGCGGTCTCGGGCCGTCCATCGCCGCGGTGTGCGCGCTGGCCGGCGTCCTGGTCGTCGTGGTCAGCTTCCAGGACTCGACCCGGGCGCGCTTCACGACGGTCGGGGCGGACCTCACCCAGGGCGCGACCGTCGTCACCGTCGAGGATCCGGCGACCCGGGCGAGCGAGTGCGTGGACACGAGCTCGTGCACGCTCCTCGACATGACCGCGCCGGAGGACTGCAGCGCGGCGCTCGTCCGCTTCGAGGTGACCACCGGACGATCGGACGACGGGCGCGAGACCGAGAGCCGCGAGCTCGGCGCCGTCCGCGCGGGATCCCCCGCCCGCGTCGTGCTCGGCGGGGTCGATCCGGAGCTCGTGTACCTCGGGTGCGAGCCCGGTTGA
- a CDS encoding RDD family protein: MPATPTNPDLGDPGRNRWPGDRLGLPERGRGSVARAGRRIVGVCIDWALAVLVSWAFFAYDPTATLVIFAVMQYVLIVTLGGSVGHVVLGMRVRPLAGGYVSLWRPALRTVLLCLVVPAVVWNADQRGLHDVFSGTVLVRTS; this comes from the coding sequence GTGCCCGCGACTCCCACGAACCCCGACCTCGGCGATCCCGGCCGCAACCGCTGGCCGGGGGATCGCCTCGGGCTCCCGGAGCGCGGGCGCGGGTCCGTCGCCCGCGCCGGCCGGCGCATCGTCGGGGTCTGCATCGACTGGGCCCTCGCCGTGCTGGTCTCCTGGGCCTTCTTCGCCTACGACCCGACGGCCACGCTCGTGATCTTCGCCGTCATGCAGTACGTCCTCATCGTCACCCTCGGCGGGAGCGTGGGCCACGTCGTGCTCGGCATGCGCGTGCGACCGCTCGCGGGCGGGTACGTGTCGCTCTGGCGGCCGGCCCTGCGCACCGTGCTGCTGTGCCTGGTCGTCCCCGCGGTCGTGTGGAACGCCGACCAACGGGGCCTCCACGACGTGTTCTCCGGGACGGTGCTGGTCCGCACCTCCTGA
- the glnA gene encoding type I glutamate--ammonia ligase, which produces MFRDSSEVLAFIKDTDVKFLDIRFTDLPGVQQHFNIPASTVDEEFFSVGQLFDGSSIRGFASIHESDMQLIPDVTTAYIDPFRIERTLIMVFDIYNPRNGEIYARDPRQVAKKAEKFLAASGIADTAFFAPEAEFYIFDDVRYEVNQHTSFYSVDSEEGAWNSGREEEGGNLGNKTPYKGGYFPVSPVDKQADLRDDISLKLIDAGLILERAHHEVGTGGQAEINYRFDTMVHAADDILKFKYIVKNTAEQWGKTATFMPKPLFGDNGSGMHTHQSLWNDGKPLFYDEAGYGGLSDVARWYIGGILKHAPAILAFTNPTVNSYHRLVPGFEAPVNLVYSAGNRSASIRIPITGTNPKAKRIEFRAPDASSNPYLAFAAQLMAGIDGIKNRIEPHEPVDKDLYELPPEEAKGIPQVPASLGAALEALEADHEFLTAGNVFTPDLIETWIEYKREMEIKPLAQRPHPFEFELYYGV; this is translated from the coding sequence ATGTTCAGAGACTCATCCGAGGTGCTCGCGTTCATCAAGGACACCGACGTCAAGTTCCTCGATATCCGGTTCACCGACCTGCCCGGGGTGCAGCAGCACTTCAACATCCCCGCGTCCACCGTCGACGAGGAGTTCTTCTCCGTCGGACAGCTCTTCGACGGCTCGTCCATCCGCGGCTTCGCGAGCATCCACGAGTCGGACATGCAGCTCATCCCCGACGTGACGACGGCGTACATCGACCCGTTCCGCATCGAGCGCACCCTCATCATGGTGTTCGACATCTACAACCCCCGCAACGGCGAGATCTACGCCCGCGACCCGCGCCAGGTGGCCAAGAAGGCCGAGAAGTTCCTCGCCGCGTCCGGCATCGCCGACACCGCGTTCTTCGCGCCCGAGGCCGAGTTCTACATCTTCGACGACGTCCGCTACGAGGTGAACCAGCACACGAGCTTCTACTCGGTCGACTCCGAGGAGGGCGCCTGGAACTCGGGACGCGAGGAGGAGGGCGGCAACCTCGGCAACAAGACGCCGTACAAGGGCGGCTACTTCCCCGTCAGCCCCGTCGACAAGCAGGCCGACCTCCGCGACGACATCAGCCTCAAGCTGATCGACGCCGGCCTCATCCTCGAGCGCGCGCACCACGAGGTGGGCACGGGCGGCCAGGCCGAGATCAACTACCGCTTCGACACGATGGTGCACGCGGCGGACGACATCCTGAAGTTCAAGTACATCGTCAAGAACACGGCCGAGCAGTGGGGCAAGACGGCCACGTTCATGCCGAAGCCGCTGTTCGGCGACAACGGCTCGGGCATGCACACGCACCAGTCGCTCTGGAACGACGGCAAGCCGCTGTTCTACGACGAGGCCGGCTACGGCGGCCTGTCGGACGTCGCGCGCTGGTACATCGGCGGCATCCTCAAGCACGCGCCCGCGATCCTCGCCTTCACGAACCCGACGGTGAACTCATACCACCGCCTCGTGCCCGGCTTCGAGGCGCCCGTCAACCTCGTCTACTCGGCGGGCAACCGCTCGGCGTCGATCCGCATCCCGATCACGGGCACGAACCCGAAGGCGAAGCGCATCGAGTTCCGCGCGCCCGACGCGTCGAGCAACCCGTACCTCGCGTTCGCGGCCCAGCTGATGGCCGGCATCGACGGCATCAAGAACCGCATCGAGCCGCACGAGCCCGTCGACAAGGACCTCTACGAGCTCCCGCCCGAGGAGGCGAAGGGCATCCCGCAGGTCCCCGCGTCGCTCGGCGCCGCCCTCGAGGCGCTCGAGGCCGACCACGAGTTCCTCACCGCCGGCAACGTGTTCACGCCCGACCTCATCGAGACGTGGATCGAGTACAAGCGCGAGATGGAGATCAAGCCCCTCGCGCAGCGCCCGCACCCGTTCGAGTTCGAGCTGTACTACGGCGTCTGA
- a CDS encoding bifunctional [glutamine synthetase] adenylyltransferase/[glutamine synthetase]-adenylyl-L-tyrosine phosphorylase — translation MRRGQTLLGALARAGFARLSEVGEALEEAAALSGWAEADLVEALHSSADPDGALDALVRLLREDPERTRAVLADPDARHRLARVLGSSRGLAEFLTRHTSELDAFARPLEGVPTPADVRDRLLDAVDAVDGVAGITGPAARTALRVRYRALVARVAAWDLVHPDPLAAVRPVTAALADLAGAALEASLAVARAELSVPGTFGRARPEEIAATRLAVIGMGKAGARELNYVSDVDVIFVAEAATDADGDPVIEPSRAVELATRLAVLTMRGIDEHEIEPALWEVDANLRPEGKAGALVRTLDSHLAYYERWAKDWEFQALLKARPLAGDAELGGRYAEAVAPLVWSSASREGFVGQVQRMRTRVTDNIPADQLHQQIKLGPGGIRDIEFTVQLLQLVHGQGDETVRDRSTLAALVALADAGYIGRTEAGEFAKDYRYLRLLEHRLQLDQLRRTHLMPTDEERLRILARSTGLDARAEELTARWTATKTAVRTLHERLFYRPLLAAVASLPEESLALTSDQAAARLSAIGFVDARGALAHIRALTQGVSRSSAIQRHLLPVLLQWFADGPDPDHGLLAFRRLSEALGESNWFLRMLRDSAGAAQRLAQVLSGSRFVSELLDRVPETAAWLARDEDLRPRTWAALEEEAVATVNRHPTADAAAAALRTLRRREVLRLAIGAIVGVTHVETLGPSLADITTATLRGVMRAIRREDGPWPEFAVVAMGRYGGAELGFGSDADVMYVFRPIAGMDPELAQRRAQLIVSELTRLTEDSRLPLDLDTGLRPEGRNGPVVRSFASYRAYYERWSLTWEAQALLRARGVVGDSGLIADFTALADGYRYPDAIGDAEVREIKRIKARVENERLPQGADPTRHLKLGRGSLSDVEWLVQLIQLQHAHAHPALRTPTTLGALDAAVGSRLVAEGDAARLRDAWLLASRVRSAMTLWTNRTADVLPADRAALDAIARLLEYPPGSASVLEEEYLGVTRRARAVFERLFYGVDEQPDPRGA, via the coding sequence ATGAGACGTGGACAGACGCTGCTCGGCGCGTTGGCGCGCGCCGGCTTCGCGCGGCTGAGCGAGGTCGGCGAGGCCCTCGAGGAGGCCGCGGCGCTGTCCGGATGGGCGGAGGCCGACCTGGTGGAGGCGCTGCACTCCAGCGCGGATCCGGACGGCGCCCTCGACGCCCTCGTGCGGCTGCTCCGGGAGGATCCCGAGCGCACGCGCGCCGTGCTCGCCGACCCCGACGCCCGCCACCGGCTGGCGCGGGTGCTCGGATCCTCGCGCGGGCTCGCCGAGTTCCTCACGCGCCACACGTCGGAGCTCGACGCCTTCGCCCGTCCGCTGGAGGGCGTGCCGACCCCCGCCGACGTCCGCGACCGCCTCCTCGACGCGGTGGACGCGGTCGACGGCGTGGCGGGTATCACCGGTCCGGCCGCGCGCACCGCGCTGCGGGTCCGCTACCGCGCGCTGGTGGCGCGCGTCGCGGCGTGGGACCTCGTCCACCCGGATCCGCTCGCGGCCGTGCGGCCCGTCACCGCCGCCCTGGCCGACCTCGCGGGCGCGGCCCTCGAGGCGTCGCTCGCCGTCGCGCGGGCGGAGCTGTCGGTCCCCGGGACGTTCGGCCGCGCGCGGCCCGAGGAGATCGCCGCCACGCGCCTGGCGGTCATCGGCATGGGCAAGGCCGGCGCCCGGGAGCTCAACTACGTCAGCGACGTCGACGTGATCTTCGTCGCCGAGGCCGCGACCGACGCGGACGGGGATCCGGTCATCGAGCCGTCGCGCGCGGTCGAGCTCGCGACCCGCCTCGCCGTGCTCACCATGCGCGGCATCGACGAGCACGAGATCGAACCGGCCCTCTGGGAGGTCGACGCCAACCTCCGGCCCGAGGGGAAGGCCGGCGCGCTCGTCCGCACGCTCGACTCGCACCTCGCGTACTACGAGCGGTGGGCGAAGGACTGGGAGTTCCAGGCGCTGCTCAAGGCCCGTCCGCTCGCGGGCGACGCGGAGCTCGGAGGACGGTACGCCGAAGCCGTCGCGCCGCTCGTCTGGTCGAGCGCGTCGCGAGAGGGCTTCGTCGGGCAGGTGCAGCGGATGCGCACGCGCGTCACCGACAACATCCCCGCCGACCAGCTGCACCAGCAGATCAAGCTCGGGCCGGGCGGGATCCGCGACATCGAGTTCACCGTGCAGCTCCTGCAGCTCGTGCACGGGCAGGGTGACGAGACCGTCCGGGACCGCAGCACGCTGGCCGCGCTCGTTGCCCTCGCGGACGCGGGCTACATCGGCCGCACGGAGGCCGGTGAGTTCGCGAAGGACTACCGCTACCTCCGCCTGCTCGAGCACCGGCTGCAGCTGGACCAGCTGCGGCGCACGCACCTGATGCCGACCGACGAGGAGCGCCTGCGCATCCTCGCGCGCAGCACGGGCCTCGACGCGCGGGCGGAGGAGCTGACGGCCCGGTGGACCGCCACGAAGACCGCCGTCCGCACGCTGCACGAGCGCCTCTTCTACCGGCCGCTCCTCGCGGCGGTGGCATCGCTCCCCGAGGAGTCGCTCGCGCTCACCAGCGACCAGGCCGCCGCGCGCCTCTCGGCCATCGGCTTCGTCGACGCGCGCGGGGCGCTCGCGCACATCCGCGCGCTCACGCAGGGGGTGTCGCGCAGCTCGGCGATCCAGCGCCACCTGCTGCCCGTGCTCCTGCAGTGGTTCGCCGACGGCCCGGATCCCGACCACGGCCTGCTCGCGTTCCGGCGGCTCAGCGAGGCGCTGGGGGAGTCGAACTGGTTCCTCCGGATGCTCCGTGACTCGGCGGGTGCCGCGCAGCGCCTCGCCCAGGTGCTCTCGGGATCCCGCTTCGTGTCGGAGCTGCTCGACCGCGTCCCCGAGACCGCGGCGTGGCTCGCGCGCGACGAGGACCTGCGCCCCCGCACCTGGGCGGCACTCGAGGAGGAGGCCGTCGCCACGGTCAACCGGCATCCCACCGCCGACGCCGCCGCCGCCGCGCTCCGCACCCTCCGCCGCCGTGAGGTCCTGCGCCTCGCCATCGGCGCGATCGTGGGGGTCACGCACGTCGAGACGCTCGGACCGTCGCTGGCCGACATCACCACGGCGACCCTCCGCGGGGTGATGCGCGCCATCCGCCGCGAGGACGGCCCATGGCCCGAGTTCGCCGTGGTCGCCATGGGACGCTACGGCGGCGCCGAGCTCGGCTTCGGATCCGACGCCGACGTCATGTACGTGTTCCGCCCGATCGCCGGCATGGATCCCGAGCTCGCCCAGCGCCGCGCCCAGCTCATCGTCTCGGAGCTGACGCGCCTCACGGAGGACTCGCGCCTGCCGCTCGACCTCGACACGGGCCTGCGGCCCGAAGGACGCAACGGGCCCGTGGTGCGCTCGTTCGCCTCCTACCGCGCCTACTACGAGCGCTGGTCCCTGACGTGGGAGGCGCAGGCGCTGCTCCGCGCCCGCGGAGTCGTCGGCGACAGCGGGCTCATCGCGGACTTCACGGCCCTCGCCGACGGCTACCGCTACCCGGACGCCATCGGCGACGCGGAGGTGCGCGAGATCAAGCGCATCAAGGCGCGTGTGGAGAACGAGCGGCTCCCGCAGGGCGCGGATCCCACGCGGCACCTGAAGCTCGGGCGCGGGTCGCTCAGCGACGTGGAGTGGCTGGTGCAGCTGATCCAGCTGCAGCACGCCCACGCGCACCCCGCCCTGCGGACGCCGACGACGCTCGGGGCGCTCGACGCGGCCGTGGGGTCGCGCCTCGTGGCCGAGGGGGACGCCGCGCGCCTCCGGGACGCCTGGCTCCTCGCGTCCCGCGTCCGCTCCGCCATGACCCTCTGGACCAACCGCACGGCGGACGTCCTGCCGGCCGACCGCGCCGCGCTCGACGCCATCGCCCGGCTCCTCGAGTACCCGCCCGGCTCCGCGTCCGTGCTCGAGGAGGAGTACCTCGGCGTGACCCGCCGCGCCCGCGCGGTCTTCGAGCGCCTCTTTTACGGGGTCGACGAGCAGCCGGATCCGCGCGGCGCCTGA